The Synergistaceae bacterium DNA segment CGAAATGCGATTTGCAACCATTATTCCCGATAAATATTAAAAATAATTAGTATCAGGTTGCAGAATAGGTTGGCATCAGATAGCAAAATAAGTATAATCAACATTACGGGGTTGCAAAATGAGTATTTCGTAAAGGAGGGAGATAGCATGAGTACAGTTAAAATGGGATTAACCATCGAAGAAGCCGCCGAATGTACGGGTATCGGCAGAAACACAATGCGAAAGTTAGTCGAATGGGGTAAGCTGCCCGTCCTTAAAGTCGGACGAAAGGCTATTATCCGCAGCGATACGCTGGAGCATTTTATGACGGTCAATCAGGGCAGAAACCTTCTTGTCAGAGAAGATGTACGCAAGGTTG contains these protein-coding regions:
- a CDS encoding helix-turn-helix domain-containing protein: MSTVKMGLTIEEAAECTGIGRNTMRKLVEWGKLPVLKVGRKAIIRSDTLEHFMTVNQGRNLLVREDVRKVD